GACCATGGCCCTGCATTACGAGGGGTGGGTGGTCGACGTCGCCCATAACGGACGCGACGCCGTGACCAAGTTCCACGGCGGGACGCCGGATCTGCTGGTGCTCGACATCATGCTGCCCGATATCGATGGGCTGCGGATTCTGCAGCGGGTCCGCGAATCCGACCCCTATACGCCGACACTGTTTCTCACCGCCCGCGACTCGGTGACCGACCGGGTGACTGGACTGACCTCGGGCGCCGACGATTACATGACCAAGCCGTTCAGCCTGGAGGAGTTGGTGGCCCGCCTGCGTGGGCTGCTGCGCCGGTCGAGTCAGCTGACACCGCCGATGAACGAGATCCTCACCGTGGGCGACCTGACGTTGGACGGCGCCAGCCGCCAGGTCACCCGCGGCGGCACCGCGGTGGCGCTGACCACGACCGAGTTCGAACTGCTGCGTTTTCTGATGCGCAACCAGGGTCGGGCGTTGGGCCGTGCGGAGATCTTGGACCGGGTCTGGAATTACGACTTCGCCGGCCGCACCAGCATCGTCGACCTCTACATCTCCTACCTGCGTAAGAAGATCGACGCCGACCGGGCGCCGATGATCCACACCGTGCGCGGAGTGGGATACATGTGCAAGCCACCCGAATGACCGCCGCCCCCAAGCCTCCTCGGTGGCGTCCGCGTGGTCTGCGCCGGCAATTGGTGCTGGGGGTGTCGGCCGTGGTCACCGCGGTGTTCGTGGCGGTGGGCGCGGTGTCGGTGCTGAGTCTGCGTACCTACGTCACCGCCACGATCGACGCCGACCTCTACGAGTCACTCAATGCCTTCAGCCACTACTTCGCCGACTATCGCCACGTCGACAACGTGGTGGGGCCCGACGGCCAGTCCAACATCGGCGCGGCCATGCTCGGTTTCAGCGATCAAACCCCGGGCAATGTGCTGGCGGTGCTGCGCGACGGCGTGGTGATCGGGGCGGTGGTGTTCACCAAGCGCGACCCTTATCGTGCGCCCGCCGATGTGGTGGCCACCATCGCCGGGGGGCACTGGGCCGGTGGTGCACCGCAGACGGTGGAGTTGGGCAGCTTGGGCGACTATCGGGTGGCCACCCGCGCGGTCGATGATGACGACCTGTTGTTCATCGGCGGATCGATGCACCTGGCGAACCGTACCGTCGATCGCCGAATGGCCGCTGCCTCAGCGCTTTACACATTGGCACTGCTGGTCACCGCGGGGTTGACCATCACCGTGGTCAGCTATGCGTTGCGGCCGCTGCGCCGGGTCGCGGCGACCGCCGCCTCGGTGGCGGCGATGCCGCTGGCCGAGGGCGACGAGCGCATCACCATTCGGGTGGCCGAAGCCGACGTCGACCCGGGCAACGAGGTGGGAATCGTCGCCGGCGCCCTGAATCGATTGCTGGACAACGTCGACAGCGCACTTGCCTACCGCAGTGACGCCGACCGGCGGATGCGGCAGTTCATCACCGACGCCAGCCACGAGCTGCGTACACCGCTCGCGGCCATTCAGGGGTACGCAGAACTGACCCGGCAGGACAGCGCGGCCCTGCCGCCCACCACCGAGTACGCGCTGGCCCGCATCGAGGCCGAGGCGCAGCGGATGGCCTCGCTGGTGGAAGAACTGTTGTTGCTGTCGCGACTCGGCGAAGGCCAGGACCTGCAGCTCGAAGATGTCGACCTGGCCGACCTGGTGCTCGACGCGGTCAACGACGCGGCCGCCGCCGCGCCGAGCCACCACTGGATCAAAGACCTGCCCGCTGCCCCGGTGTGGGTTCGCGGCGACCGCGCGCGGCTGCACCAGGTCGTCACCAACCTGTTGAAGAACGCCTGGGTGCACACCCCGCCCGGGGTGACGGTCACGACGGCCATCACCGCAGACCACGGCGGAGTGGGTGGGCCGGCCGCGGACTTGACGGTGGCCAACGACGGGCCCGGTATCGACGCCGAATTGGTACCGCACCTTTTCGAGCGGTTCGTCCGGGCGGACAAGGCCCGCTCCGGTGAATTGGGCAGCACCGGGCTGGGGTTGGCGATCGTCTCCTCGATCGTCGGCGCGCACCGCGGCTCGGTGAGTGTGGAGTCGACCGAGGGCTGGACGGTGTTCCGGGTGCGGCTGCCGCTGGCAGATCCGGCGCGCTAGGCGGATCGGGCCGCTGACCGCGGTCGTCGCGACCGGTGCGGCAAGGCTCGTCGCTGCGGCCAAGAGAGGTCGAAGTCGACGACCAGCGCCGCCGGAACCGCCAGCGCCACCGGGGTGAACATCTGCGAGTCCTGTTCTGCGGCAATGCCAGTGAGGACCCGCCCGCCGTAGCCGTCTTCGGTACCGGGCACCGTGACGCGCACCCGTGCCGACACCGCGCCCGGGCGCGGACGCAGGTAGAACACGCTGCCCGGCTCCACCGGGCCGGTCAGCTCGTTGCCGTCGGCATCCAGCAACACCGCGCCCTCGGCGCTCAGCGCCGCGGAGTCCGCGACGGACAAGCGCAGCGGCCCCACCAGTCCGTCGGCCATGGTGGCGGCCGAGACGTTCAATCCCGGTGCGGTGGTGCGCGCGCCTGCCGCGCCGGCCAGCAGGTAGCGGTACAGGGCCACGATGCGATCGGCATTGCGATAGGTGCTGGTGCCGTTGAGCCAGAAGTCGACGTCGCCGAGAGTGGCCGCCGTCCCCGGCCCAGCAACCGACAGTCGGTAGAACCGGTGGCCCCCGACGGTGGCACCCACGCCGAGCGCCTTGCGGTGAGCGCCGGCGGCCTCAACGGCCAGCCGCGACGAGGGCACCGCCCGCCAGCTACGGCCGTCATCGGACTTGTGCAGGGTCACCGTCACCGGCTCCGAGGCGACCAGTTCCAGGGTGTAGCCGCCCAACTCAAGGGCCTCTTCGAACTCGACGGTCACCCCGTCGGCGTCGCGCAGCACCCGGACCGGCTCGGTGCGGGCACGGGTGTCCAGCTCCAAACCGTTGGTCAATCGCCAGATCGCGGCCTGGGTGGCGGCTATCGCCTCGTGCTCAGTGATGTTGCCGCGTCCCAGCGGGTGGCCGGCCTCCCGCAGCCGACGGCTCAACTCGACGGTGGTCAGCCGTGGGACCGAGTTGCGCAGGATCCAGTCGACCTGAACTTCGCGGGGGTCACGGGCGCCGGCACGCAGGTTCGGAACCGCCGACCAGGTGTCGATCCGGTATGCCGATGGCCGGGTGGGCGCGACGCCGTGGAAGTCCAGCGAATAGGCGGCGATGCCGGGGTTGAGGCGAATCAGATCGGTACGGGCGCTGGTGCCGTCGGTGAACACGATCCGGTCGACGGTGTGCGAATAGGTGCCGCCGTGGTAGCGGGTCATTCGGTCGATGTCGACGGCCGGGCGGGGTTGCACCCTGCGACGGACGGTCACCGTGGTCTCGGTGTCGAGAACAGGAAATA
The window above is part of the Mycolicibacter sp. MU0102 genome. Proteins encoded here:
- a CDS encoding response regulator transcription factor; protein product: MVSNTDGQAPRKAILGQLPRIYRPDGSPIRVLLVDDEPALTNLVTMALHYEGWVVDVAHNGRDAVTKFHGGTPDLLVLDIMLPDIDGLRILQRVRESDPYTPTLFLTARDSVTDRVTGLTSGADDYMTKPFSLEELVARLRGLLRRSSQLTPPMNEILTVGDLTLDGASRQVTRGGTAVALTTTEFELLRFLMRNQGRALGRAEILDRVWNYDFAGRTSIVDLYISYLRKKIDADRAPMIHTVRGVGYMCKPPE
- a CDS encoding sensor histidine kinase, whose product is MTAAPKPPRWRPRGLRRQLVLGVSAVVTAVFVAVGAVSVLSLRTYVTATIDADLYESLNAFSHYFADYRHVDNVVGPDGQSNIGAAMLGFSDQTPGNVLAVLRDGVVIGAVVFTKRDPYRAPADVVATIAGGHWAGGAPQTVELGSLGDYRVATRAVDDDDLLFIGGSMHLANRTVDRRMAAASALYTLALLVTAGLTITVVSYALRPLRRVAATAASVAAMPLAEGDERITIRVAEADVDPGNEVGIVAGALNRLLDNVDSALAYRSDADRRMRQFITDASHELRTPLAAIQGYAELTRQDSAALPPTTEYALARIEAEAQRMASLVEELLLLSRLGEGQDLQLEDVDLADLVLDAVNDAAAAAPSHHWIKDLPAAPVWVRGDRARLHQVVTNLLKNAWVHTPPGVTVTTAITADHGGVGGPAADLTVANDGPGIDAELVPHLFERFVRADKARSGELGSTGLGLAIVSSIVGAHRGSVSVESTEGWTVFRVRLPLADPAR
- a CDS encoding TQXA domain-containing protein, which encodes MTVSTSVFPVLDTETTVTVRRRVQPRPAVDIDRMTRYHGGTYSHTVDRIVFTDGTSARTDLIRLNPGIAAYSLDFHGVAPTRPSAYRIDTWSAVPNLRAGARDPREVQVDWILRNSVPRLTTVELSRRLREAGHPLGRGNITEHEAIAATQAAIWRLTNGLELDTRARTEPVRVLRDADGVTVEFEEALELGGYTLELVASEPVTVTLHKSDDGRSWRAVPSSRLAVEAAGAHRKALGVGATVGGHRFYRLSVAGPGTAATLGDVDFWLNGTSTYRNADRIVALYRYLLAGAAGARTTAPGLNVSAATMADGLVGPLRLSVADSAALSAEGAVLLDADGNELTGPVEPGSVFYLRPRPGAVSARVRVTVPGTEDGYGGRVLTGIAAEQDSQMFTPVALAVPAALVVDFDLSWPQRRALPHRSRRPRSAARSA